GGTTGAAGCCATTGCGGCTAACAACAACTGGCAGGTTGTGATTGATGAAGACTTGCTAGAAGAAGTTAACAATATTGTCGAATTCCCAACTGCCTTTGCGGGTGGGTTTGCTGAAGACTATTTAGAAGTGCCTGATGAAGTGCTGATTACTTCAATGAAGGAACATCAACGTTTCTTCCACGTGATTGATGCAGCGGGGCATCTATTGCCTCACTTTATCTCCGTTCGTAACGGTAATGCTGAGCATATCGATAACGTGATTGCCGGTAATGAAAAGGTGTTGATCGCACGTTTGGAAGATGCTAAATTCTTCTATCATGAAGATCAAAAGCACGATATTGATTTTTATAACAACAAGTTGAATGTGGTGTCATTCCACGAGAAGTTGGGTTCAGTGGCTAATCATACCCACCGTGCCAAGGTGATTGCCCTTGTCATTGCAAAGGCATTGGGCTTAGAAGCCGCTGAAGTGGCTAAGTTAGGTCGTGCTGCTGATATTTACAAGTTCGATTTGATGACAGGCATGGTCGGTGAGTTTGACGAGTTGCAGGGTGTCATGGGTGAGAAGTACGCGGTCTTATTCGGTGAAGACGCTGCCGTCGCCCAAGCTGTTCGTGAGCACTACATGCCTTTGGGTGCGGGTACTGCTACCCCAGAGTCAACCTTGGGTAACATTTTGGCTTTGGCTGACAAGCTGGATTCATTGTTGAGCTTCTTTGCCGGTGATATGATTCCATCTGGTTCAAATGATCCATATGGTTTGCGTCGAGCCGCTACTGGTGTGGTCGCCATCTTAGCTGATACCAACTGGTCATTGGATGTCCGTGAACTCTTGATTGCAGCGATCGCTGAAATTAACGCCACTGAGGATTTCATTGGTCTCCCAGAAGCTGTCGCAGCCCAATTATTGACCAATGTTGATCATGTCATTGACTTCTTGACTGACCGAGTTGTCAAAGCGTTGAAGGATGATGGTGTCCGCGTTGATATTATCAATGCGGTTACCAAGAATAACAATGCCGATACAACAGCCGTCATGATTACTGCGAAGGTATTGCAAGCACATGTTGATGATGCTAACTTCCGTGAAGGTGTGGAAGCATTGACGCGTGTCGCTCGCTTAACATCAAAGAATCCAACGGCAGCGGTCGTTGATACGGCCTTGTTTGAAAATGAAGCGGAAAAGACTTTGTTCGCTGAAATTTCAGCGTTCAATGCTAGTTCAGCTGATGAGCGTTTGGTCAAATTGTTGGCTTTGCAACCAGCTATCGCAGCATATTTTGACGTCACGATGGTGATGGTTGAAGATGAAGCTGTGAAGAACAATCGTTTGGCCACATTGGCTTTGGTTTCAAAGGAATCAGAACAATTAGCCAACTTCATGGAATTAGACGTAAAGTCAAACTAATGATTAATAAAAACCAACCGTGTCTTCGGGACAGGGTTGGTTTTTTTAGTTGTCACAGAGTGGGCAGTTAGCAATCAATCTTAGTTAAATAGCAGACGAATGTATTGTTCATGAGACGTGCTAGCGCGCTTTTTTAATCATTTTTCAATCATGAATTCACAATAGTCCTATGTTAGAATGTAGGTACTTAAGGGAGTAAGGAGAATTCCAATGTTAGAACTTGATGGTGAAATGTATCCAGTGCGGGTCCGGTGGTTATGGTTATTACACCGAGCTATGATCACGGTTGGCTTAATGATTGGTGCAGGAATTTGGGCATTTTGTGCAAAATCATTCTTTAAATTACCGGCGCTATGGGTTTTTGGACCAATGGTGGTCGTAATTTTTATAGGTATCCTGATGGCGTTGGTGGTGGTTTATGAATACCAATTCAGACGATATCAAATCACGACTGATTTTGTGTCACTGCAGGAAGGGTTATTCTTCCGGACCGATCGAACAATTCCCATCAACCGCATTCAGAACGTCGATTTGTCGCAGGGGCCATTTGGGCGGTGGTTGGATTTGCAATCGGTCAATATTTTTACCGCAGGGTCAGGCGCATCGATCGACAGCGTGACTTCAAAAGAAGCTGAACAGTTACGTAATCTGTTGATTGCGGCGGCTCGAAAGGCACGGGAAGACAATGAACGATGAGCAAGTGATTATTCCAGAACAGCGTTTGTCACCATGGCATATCCTCCTTCAATTATTTGAAAACATCAAAAATGTCATCATCATTGTTTTAGGCGGTATTTTTGGTGCCGCGGATCATGCCGATGTTTTATGGCTCATTATTGGGGGACTTTTACTTAGCCTGATTGGTTGGTCAGTGGTGCAGTATTTCAATCAAAAATACCTCATGACGAGTACCACGATTATCATCAAAACAGGGGTGTTTATTAAGAAGAGCGTGCATATTCCTTTGGAGAAGGTTCAGGGGGTCAATTTACAGCAAAACCTGCTTCTGCAGATCATCAATCATTATGATTTGTTGATTGATACTGCAGGACAGAATAATGGGAATGCTGGGACCATCAAAACCTTGCCTTTGGCGCAAGCTGAGATGATTAAAAACACGATTTATCGTATCCAGAATCAAACGCACACCGTCATTGAACCAGAGGTGCTATATCCCCGCACGGCCGATAATATATATGTGATTGCTATCACCGATTTAGTGAAGTACGCCTTGACCGGGTTGGGGCCCTTGTCAGTCTTGATATCAATCATCGCGGTTCAAGATATCGTTAGTCGGGTTGTGCCAGATAAAGTCACCGAGCACCTATTAACTTCAGTTGGTCATATGGGCGTGATCATGGGTTTGATGTTTGCCTCGGTCGGGTTACTGATTGCCTTGGTCGTTGATTTCTTACGTGAGTTTAACCGCTACTATGGTTTCACGCTCATGAAAAAACAAAATACTCTCTCAACAGAGGCCGGGTTGGTTGGTCACCGCACTGCACAAATCCAATTGCGGCGGTTACAAACCATTTATACCTCGCGTAAGCCATTGCGACGGTTACTAAATTTAGCAACTTTTCGTGCTGATACGGCCACCACTGCTGGGGCGGGGAATGATACACCTGATGACGCCGCTGGGGTGATCACTTTAATGCCGGTGGTTAAATATCAATCAGCTTGGGGGATGATTGGCAGATTTATCGGTGAAACTAATTTTGAGCGTGATTTAGCCTGGGTACGACCGGTATCACAAGCTGCCTTTCTCCGCTGGCGATTTATCATCTCCTGGGGACTGGTCGTCGTGATAACAGGTGGTTTGGGAATGGTTTGGTTCATTAGGTTGCCGGTATCCTTGGTAGTGCGTTTTGGCATCGGTATAGGGTTGCTACTTATGGCTTGGGTAGTCTATCAGTGGTTTGTTACTCATTTACAAGCCAATGATAGTCGCGTCGCAATCGATATTGTGGAGCAAGAGCTATTAATTAGCCAGACAAAAGGGCTAACGAACCAGGAATTTATCATTCCGACGAAATTTATTCAATCATATACATTGAGTCAATCAATCTGGTTAGCAAAACGCCAGCTTGTGCATCTTCAAATTCGTGTTCGGCGTGGGGATAGTTGGCGAGATATTCGTAATTTATATCTACCAATGCAAGCTGCAATGCAGTTAAAACAACAATTAAATGGATTATTGCATGATTAGTCACCATTCAAAATCAGGTTTGTTCGAGGTCGTTTAGATTGCGCAATGTTAGCACTAGTTTGACCAAATTAGGTTTAGCTTAATTAATGTTAATTTGTTATACTTAATAGCATAGTGATTACGAATGGAGTACCGTTATGTACGAATACTTAAATGGCATCATCACGGTCATTGAACCAACTTATATCGTGGTTGAAGTCGGTGGTGTGGGCTATCGTATTACGGTTGCCAACCCGTATGCTTTTCCAGAGAATGCATTAGAGCGTGTCTACGTACAACAAATCGTGCGCCAAGACGACATTACCTTGTACGGCTTTTTGTCGAGTGAAGAGAAGTTACTCTTCCAAAAGTTGCTGCAAGTATCTGGAATCGGGCCAAAGAGTGCCTTAGCTATTTTGGCCAACGATGACCATACCGGGTTAGTCAATGCGATTGCAGCGGGCGACGTCAACTTCTTGGTGAAGTTCCCAGGGGTTGGGAAAAAGACGGCACAACAGATGGTTTTGGATCTCCAAAATAAATTGGGTGAACTACCCTTTAATGGCATGCCAATTGTCGAGCCAACACCAACTACTAATTCAGGTAATCCAGCTTTGGATGATGCATTGGAAGCCTTGCAAGCGTTGGGCTATGCGGCTAAAGAAGTGACCCGCATTGGCAAGCTCTTGGCAGCGGGTGAGCAAATGGAGACAGCAGACTATGTTTCGGCTGGCCTGCGCTTACTGATGTAACTTAGCGCAAATAGACAAATAATGCTAAAATAGACCAAGTGTAAATAACGTTTGGTCTATTTTTGACCAGAAATTGAGGGTGTGCGATGGCAGAGAATATGTTGAACAACGAACCATTGGATATGAATGAAGAAATCATTGAAAAAAGTCTGCGTCCTGCCCACCTATCACAATACATTGGCCAAGCACCACTGAAAGAACGTTTGTCGGTATACATTGAAGCGGCGAAGCGTCGTGAAGAGCCGTTGGACCACGTCCTGTTATATGGTCCGCCAGGTCTGGGTAAAACCACGTTAGCGATGGTGATTGCTAATGAAATGGGGGTCCGGATACGCACAACGACTGGCCCAGCGATTGAGAAACAGGGTGACCTGTTGGCGTTGCTGAACGAGTTGCAGCCAGGTGATGTCTTATTTATTGATGAAATTCACCGGTTACCAAAAACGGTTGAAGAAATGCTTTATTCAGCGATGGAAGATTTTTTCGTGGATATCATCGTTGGTGAAGGACCAACTTCCCGACCAGTCCATTTTCCGTTGCCGCCATTTACTTTGATTGGGGCGACAACCCGGGCAGGGATGTTGTCACAACCACTACGCGATCGTTTTGGCATTCTCGAACACATGACCTACTATACGCCAACAGAGTTAGCGGATATTGTGCTACGATCAGCAGATATCTTTGGGATCTCGATTGAAGGTGTCGGGGCCCTGGAATTAGCTCGACGTTCACATGGTACGCCACGTATTGCCAATCGTTTGCTCAAGCGCGTGCGGGATTTTGCGATGGTCAAAGACCAGACGGCTATTGATATTGATATGGTCGATTACGCGTTAGATTTGCTAAAAATCGATCGTGAAGGTCTCGACCAAATCGATCGCAAAATTTTAACAACCATGATTGACTATTACGCAGGCGGACCGGTGGGTGTGAAAACGATTGCGGCAAATATTGGGGAAGAGATTGATACGATTGAGTCTATGTATGAACCTTATTTGCTACAGATCGGGTTCTTACAACGCACACCACGTGGTCGCGTGGTGACGGCAGCCGCCTATGCACACTTGAACATACCCTATACAGAAAGTGATTAAGAGAGATTATGACTGAACAGAACTACCAACTATCAGATTTTGATTATGATTTGCCACAAGAATTGATTGCACAAACACCATTGAAGCAACGTGATGCGTCACGACTATTGGTGTTGAACGCCTTGACTGGCGAATATGAAGACAAGCATTTTTATGACATTTTGGATTATGTCCAACCCGGTGATGCGATTGTGATGAACAACTCACGTGTGTTACCAGCGCGCTTACATGGTACGCGACCTGAGACTGGTGGTCACGTTGAGGTTTTGATGTTACGACAGGATCATGGGGATGTTTGGGAAGTTTTGCTTAAGCCGGCGCGTAAGTACCATATTGGCCAAGAAATTTCTTTTGGTAATGGTGAATTAACGGCGACGGTTGTCGGTGAATTGGAACATGGTGGTCGCTATGTCGAGTTCCATTATGAAGGGATCTTCCTCGAAATTTTGGAATCTTTGGGTGAAATGCCATTGCCACCATACATTAAAGAGAAATTAGAAGACCAAGAGCGTTACCAAACCGTTTATTCAAAGGTCAATGGCTCTGCCGCAGCGCCAACGGCGGGCTTGCACTGGACGCCTGAATTGTTAAAGGCAGTTGAAGACAAGGGTGTGAAGTTAGTTGAATTAACTTTGCACGTTGGCTTAGGAACCTTCCGCCCCGTTGAAGAAGAAAATATTGAAGATCACAAGATGCATTCTGAGTTTTATCAATTAACGCAAGCTGCCGCCGATACTTTGAATGAAGTACGCCAAAATGGTGGTCGCATCATCGCCACGGGTACAACGTCCATTCGCACGTTGGAAACGATCGGGTCAAAGTTCGATGGTGAATTGCAAGAAGATTCCGGTTGGACGGATATCTTTATCAAGCCGGGTTACCAGTGGACAATTGTTGATGCCTTTATCACAAATTTCCACTTGCCAAAGTCAACATTAGTGATGTTAGTCGCCGCCTTTACCGGTCGCGAGCGCATCTTGAATGCCTATCAACATGCTGTGGCCGAAAAGTATCGTTTCTTCTCATTCGGCGATGCCATGTTTATTCACAAATAGCAGAGGAATTAATTAAAAATGCGTCAATTTAGCGAATTTGATCGATATTTATTGGAGAAATTTCCAATTAAAGAAGAGTATCTTAATGACCCCGACCGACCATTAATTTATGAGTTACTACATGTCGAAAAGCATACCGGTACTCGTTTGGGTCGTATCTACACCCGGCATGGGATTGTGCACACGCCGATGTTTATGCCCGTTGGTACCCAGGCCTCAGTGAAGAATGTATCACCACGTGATTTGGAAGAAATCAATGCCCAGTTTATTTTGTCAAACACTTACCATCTGTGGGTGCGTCCTGGTGATGATTTAATTGCTGAAGCGGGTGGTCTACACAAATTTATGCAGTGGGATGGTCCCATTTTGACTGACTCAGGCGGTTTCCAAGTTTGGTCATTATCAAAAAACAACAAAATTTCTGAAGAAGGCGTGACCTTTAAAAATCACGTTGATGGTGCAGAGATGTTCCTGTCTCCAGAGGTAGCCATGCGTATTCAAAATAATCTCGGTTCAGACATCATGATGC
This is a stretch of genomic DNA from Weissella soli. It encodes these proteins:
- a CDS encoding PH domain-containing protein, which codes for MLELDGEMYPVRVRWLWLLHRAMITVGLMIGAGIWAFCAKSFFKLPALWVFGPMVVVIFIGILMALVVVYEYQFRRYQITTDFVSLQEGLFFRTDRTIPINRIQNVDLSQGPFGRWLDLQSVNIFTAGSGASIDSVTSKEAEQLRNLLIAAARKAREDNER
- the glyS gene encoding glycine--tRNA ligase subunit beta → MANFLLEIGLEEVPAHLVTPAINQLVARTENFFADERLSHGEIVPFSTPRRLAVLVKDVAEKAEDVEEELKGPAKKIALDADGNFTKAAIGFARGKGMTTADIIFKEFNGAEYVTLNKFEAGQPAAEVLTKFKTVIEAMTFSTTMKWGRHSFEYVRPIRWLVALLDTAIIPFDILGVATGRVSRGHRFLGHDVEIASATAYEEALKAVFVEANAAERKANIRHQVEAIAANNNWQVVIDEDLLEEVNNIVEFPTAFAGGFAEDYLEVPDEVLITSMKEHQRFFHVIDAAGHLLPHFISVRNGNAEHIDNVIAGNEKVLIARLEDAKFFYHEDQKHDIDFYNNKLNVVSFHEKLGSVANHTHRAKVIALVIAKALGLEAAEVAKLGRAADIYKFDLMTGMVGEFDELQGVMGEKYAVLFGEDAAVAQAVREHYMPLGAGTATPESTLGNILALADKLDSLLSFFAGDMIPSGSNDPYGLRRAATGVVAILADTNWSLDVRELLIAAIAEINATEDFIGLPEAVAAQLLTNVDHVIDFLTDRVVKALKDDGVRVDIINAVTKNNNADTTAVMITAKVLQAHVDDANFREGVEALTRVARLTSKNPTAAVVDTALFENEAEKTLFAEISAFNASSADERLVKLLALQPAIAAYFDVTMVMVEDEAVKNNRLATLALVSKESEQLANFMELDVKSN
- a CDS encoding PH domain-containing protein is translated as MNDEQVIIPEQRLSPWHILLQLFENIKNVIIIVLGGIFGAADHADVLWLIIGGLLLSLIGWSVVQYFNQKYLMTSTTIIIKTGVFIKKSVHIPLEKVQGVNLQQNLLLQIINHYDLLIDTAGQNNGNAGTIKTLPLAQAEMIKNTIYRIQNQTHTVIEPEVLYPRTADNIYVIAITDLVKYALTGLGPLSVLISIIAVQDIVSRVVPDKVTEHLLTSVGHMGVIMGLMFASVGLLIALVVDFLREFNRYYGFTLMKKQNTLSTEAGLVGHRTAQIQLRRLQTIYTSRKPLRRLLNLATFRADTATTAGAGNDTPDDAAGVITLMPVVKYQSAWGMIGRFIGETNFERDLAWVRPVSQAAFLRWRFIISWGLVVVITGGLGMVWFIRLPVSLVVRFGIGIGLLLMAWVVYQWFVTHLQANDSRVAIDIVEQELLISQTKGLTNQEFIIPTKFIQSYTLSQSIWLAKRQLVHLQIRVRRGDSWRDIRNLYLPMQAAMQLKQQLNGLLHD
- the ruvB gene encoding Holliday junction branch migration DNA helicase RuvB; translation: MAENMLNNEPLDMNEEIIEKSLRPAHLSQYIGQAPLKERLSVYIEAAKRREEPLDHVLLYGPPGLGKTTLAMVIANEMGVRIRTTTGPAIEKQGDLLALLNELQPGDVLFIDEIHRLPKTVEEMLYSAMEDFFVDIIVGEGPTSRPVHFPLPPFTLIGATTRAGMLSQPLRDRFGILEHMTYYTPTELADIVLRSADIFGISIEGVGALELARRSHGTPRIANRLLKRVRDFAMVKDQTAIDIDMVDYALDLLKIDREGLDQIDRKILTTMIDYYAGGPVGVKTIAANIGEEIDTIESMYEPYLLQIGFLQRTPRGRVVTAAAYAHLNIPYTESD
- the queA gene encoding tRNA preQ1(34) S-adenosylmethionine ribosyltransferase-isomerase QueA, whose translation is MTEQNYQLSDFDYDLPQELIAQTPLKQRDASRLLVLNALTGEYEDKHFYDILDYVQPGDAIVMNNSRVLPARLHGTRPETGGHVEVLMLRQDHGDVWEVLLKPARKYHIGQEISFGNGELTATVVGELEHGGRYVEFHYEGIFLEILESLGEMPLPPYIKEKLEDQERYQTVYSKVNGSAAAPTAGLHWTPELLKAVEDKGVKLVELTLHVGLGTFRPVEEENIEDHKMHSEFYQLTQAAADTLNEVRQNGGRIIATGTTSIRTLETIGSKFDGELQEDSGWTDIFIKPGYQWTIVDAFITNFHLPKSTLVMLVAAFTGRERILNAYQHAVAEKYRFFSFGDAMFIHK
- the ruvA gene encoding Holliday junction branch migration protein RuvA — protein: MYEYLNGIITVIEPTYIVVEVGGVGYRITVANPYAFPENALERVYVQQIVRQDDITLYGFLSSEEKLLFQKLLQVSGIGPKSALAILANDDHTGLVNAIAAGDVNFLVKFPGVGKKTAQQMVLDLQNKLGELPFNGMPIVEPTPTTNSGNPALDDALEALQALGYAAKEVTRIGKLLAAGEQMETADYVSAGLRLLM